A single window of Maylandia zebra isolate NMK-2024a linkage group LG2, Mzebra_GT3a, whole genome shotgun sequence DNA harbors:
- the spdl1 gene encoding protein Spindly — protein MAAEEEIKVLRIQLREKEEQVHQAAQAGLDLLNQQVELQNRLDEQRVEMTNALEALEQDKYSLQKEVELKTRMLESLQSDFDCVKNQQKRHLQEQQEHLERAHSMALSELHNKILRLQSSLEESQLNEKQLKHKLEMQTETLNNKTEELRALNEHTQSSMTSEMIEVQMKITELENVKVELEQALQESQYKEQQLELSNSSLQRQLERITEEKEERQKEAVSWFNALEKSREANRDLQIELDQVLQQAQDPNSKGNSLFAELEDKRAEMERQLISVKVQYQSLQKIHAFSKQQMQRLKVQIATLMQLQGSRADPAQLERLQSMLSEKNGEIQNLMTKLQRLEKVEMLLKSQPDNPAPADDGDGQDETYYTDLLKMKLSNTLKDAERLRDELSLQRMKSLSESQRALELERKLFTSERLLKQAQSDKIKLQLRVEELQHKYEPKEAKKNLIQKRKREKLPVDITPSVEEAPLDRTKEAVAVVTDTADPEADMRPPLSSSAGVSEAEPRPAKCVKISENEASVIPNPSSPSADCKEKVMEENQQQNKREERRKKQKAVEMIHVSSNSSMENQCAQQ, from the exons ATGGCAGCAGAAGAGGAGATCAAGGTACTGAGGATCCAGCTCAGAGAGAAGGAGGAGCAGGTTCATCAGGCTGCTCAAGCTGGCCTGGATCTCCTCaaccagcaggtggagctgcagAACCGACTGGATGAACAAAGAGTAGAGATGACCAACGCCCTTGAG GCTCTCGAGCAAGACAAGTACTCGTTGCAGAAGGAAGTGGAGCTGAAAACTCGGATGCTGGAATCACTGCAGTCGGACTTTGACTGTGTGAAGAATCAGCAGAAACGGCACCTTCAAGAACAACAAGAACATCTGGAGAGGGCTCATAGCATGGCACTCAGTGAGCTTCACAACAAG ATCCTGAGGTTGCAGTCTTCTCTAGAAGAGTCCCAGCTGaatgaaaaacagctgaaacataAGCTGGAAATGCAGACCGAGACGCTGAATAACAAGACGGAGGAGCTCCGAGCTctaaatgaacacacacagagttccaTGACGTCGGAAATGATAGAGGTGCAGATGAAGATCACAGAGCTGGAGAACGTTAAA GTGGAGCTGGAGCAGGCACTGCAGGAATCGCAGTACAAGGAGCAGCAGCTGGAACTGAGCAACAGCAGCCTGCAGCGGCAGCTGGAGCGAATCACCGAAGAAAAGGAGGAAAGGCAGAAAGAAGCGGTGTCCTGGTTCAATGCATTAGAG AAATCTCGTGAGGCCAACAGGGATCTGCAGATCGAGTTGGATCAGGTTCTTCAGCAGGCCCAGGATCCAAACAGCAAAGGGAACTCGCTGTTTGCTGAG CTGGAGGATAAGCGGGCTGAGATGGAGAGGCAGCTCATCAGTGTGAAGGTCCAGTACCAGTCGCTGCAGAAAATACACGCCTTTAGCAAACAGCAGATGCAGCGCTTGAAG GTGCAGATAGCCACTCTGATGCAGCTGCAGGGCTCCAGGGCTGACCCTGCTCAGCTGGAGAGACTGCAGTCCATGCTGTCGGAGAAAAATGGAGAGATCCAGAATCTGATGACTAAACTGCAGAGGCTGGAGAAGGTGGAG ATGTTATTGAAGTCTCAGCCAGATAATCCGGCTCCAGCCGATGATGGAGATGGCCAGGATGAAACATACTACACCGACCTGCTCAAAATGAAGCTCAGCAACACTCT TAAGGATGCAGAGCGTCTGAGAGATGAGCTTTCTCTTCAGAGGATGAAGTCTTTGTCAGAGAGTCAGAGAGCTCTggagctggagaggaaactcTTCACATCTGAGCGGCTGCTCAAACAG GCTCAGAGTGACAAGATCAAGTTACAGTTGCGAGTAGAGGAGCTCCAACACAAATATGAGCCAAAAG AGGCAAAGAAGAATCTCATccagaagagaaagagagagaaacttcCTGTTGACATCACACCCTCCGTGGAGGAGGCACCGCTGGACCGGACCAAGGAGGCCGTTGCTGTGGTGACAGATACAGCGGACCCCGAGGCTGACATGCGTCCTCCACTGAGCTCCTCAGCAGGTGTTTCAGAGGCTGAGCCACGGCCTGCAAAGTGTGTGAAGATCAGTGAAAACGAAGCTAGTGTAATTCCCAACCCCAG CTCTCCTTCAGCTGACTGTAAGGAGAAAGTGATGGAGGAGAACCAGCAGCAGAATAAgcgagaggagaggagaaagaaacagaaagcagTGGAGATGATCCATGTCAGTTCTAACAGCAGCATGGAGAACCAGTGCGCTCAGCAGTAG
- the sil1 gene encoding nucleotide exchange factor SIL1, with translation MRIDGKVEAFGCLRELSEQVKASFQLHCCSTVARTVTMKLIPFHVGGTSFILAVLLVLHYCHIASILGHKSGGDLIVVENPEHEAVNGEEEDVAVDDVEDDEGDLDVVQPSEQWQTLKPGQAVPQGSHVRLNLQTGEREVRLGEEQLKYWTEEHREEEALRSSFNPDELKRAMKKIKEDWKLGSKDTEQKDSVASKFRTMEELKKDMAQLDLLLETDVQIMRRLLEQFNSSNSTSEQRLSILTELEYLVHQVDNAQTLCSMGGLQFLLEGLNSSDFRLQESSAFVLGSALASNPAVQVEAVENGALQTLLTTLATAQQLRVQKKVLFAVASLLRHFPYAQRHFLTRGGLQVLSELFRTDNSGILRTRIVTMLYDMITEKELIFQGGLDPVLDASHDERRRQYSKVSLQEELLKGWCILVPQLLESSENDYREKALRALLAMAPVCLDQYRSDGSLQASLHSLKQEYQDMIQSEIILAEENTYFEEIVELIDALQVKMK, from the exons ATGAGAATCGACGGAAAAGTAGAAGCTTTCGGATGTCTGCGGGAACTGTCAGAACAGGTGAAGGCATCGTTTCAGCTTCACTGCTGCTCTACTGTCGCTCGGACTG TCACCATGAAGCTGATACCCTTTCATGTCGGGGGAACCTCCTTCATCCTGGCCGTCCTCTTGGTGCTGCATTACTGTCACATAGCCAGCATTCTTGGCCACAAG TCTGGAGGCGATTTAATCGTGGTGGAAAACCCAGAACATGAGGCTGTAAACGGTGAAGAGGAAGACGTGGCAGTAGATGATGTGGAAGATGATGAAGGAGATTTAGACGTTGTCCAGCCCAGTGAGCAGTGGCAGACACTTAAACCAG GTCAGGCAGTGCCACAAGGTTCTCACGTGAGGCTGAATCTGCAGACAGGTGAGAGGGAGGTCAGACTGGGAGAAGAGCAGCTGAAATACTGGACAGAGGAGCACAG GGAGGAAGAAGCGCTCCGGTCTTCCTTTAATCCCGATGAGCTGAAACGAGCCATGAAGAAGATAAAAGAGGACTGGAAGCTTGGAAGCAAGGACACAGAGCAGAAG GACTCTGTGGCTTCTAAGTTTCGCACAATGGAGGAGTTGAAGAAAGACATGGCTCAGCTGGACCTGCTGCTGGAGACGGATGTTCAG ATAATGAGGCGTCTGCTGGAGCAGTTCAACAGCAGCAACTCAACTAGCGAACAAAGACTGAGCATCCTGACGGAGCTCGAATATCTGGTGCatcag GTGGATAATGCTCAGACTCTGTGCTCCATGGGGGGCCTCCAGTTCCTTTTAGAAGGTCTGAACAGCTCTGACTTCAGATTACAGGAAAGCTCTGCTTTCGTCCTGGGCTCTGCATTAGCCAG TAATCCAGCAGTTCAAGTTGAAGCCGTGGAGAATGGCGCTCTCCAGACACTGTTAACCACGCTGGCCACTGCTCAGCAACTCAGAGTCCAAAAAAAG GTTCTGTTTGCAGTGGCTTCCCTCTTGCGTCACTTCCCCTATGCACAGCGTCACTTCCTGACACGTGGGGGTCTGCAGGTCCTGTCAGAGCTGTTCAGGACTGACAACAGTGGAATTCTGCGTACACGCATCGTCACCATGTTATACGATATGATTACTGAGAAG GAGCTGATCTTCCAGGGAGGTCTGGACCCAGTACTGGACGCGTCTCATGATGAGCGGCGGCGTCAGTACTCTAAGGTGTCTTTGCAGGAGGAGCTGTTGAAGGGCTGGTGCATTCTGGTCCCACAGCTCCTGGAGTCTTCAGAGAATGACTACAGAGAGAAG GCTCTCCGGGCTTTGTTGGCAATGGCTCCAGTGTGTTTGGATCAGTACCGCTCAGACGGCTCTCTGCAGGCTTCTCTTCACTCTCTGAAGCAAGAGTACCAGGACATGATCCAGTCAGAAATAATTCTAGCAGAAGAGAACACCTACTTTGAGGAGATTGTAGAACTCATCGATGCACTgcaagtgaaaatgaaatga